One Triticum dicoccoides isolate Atlit2015 ecotype Zavitan chromosome 5B, WEW_v2.0, whole genome shotgun sequence genomic window carries:
- the LOC119306050 gene encoding uncharacterized protein LOC119306050 — translation MASQLGPPSPSQAPAKYDPAATTIAAIGDDLLREIFLRLPSLPSLVRAALACRTFLRAVRSSPAFRRRFQALHPPQLLGFFSNPFRTAVPAFIPLRSRYDPDRAAAVRGADFAFTRLPEPEDGDDRRWEINECSSGYVILHNENPDQITVYNPLTQALDIFPFPPQEACNPHYLDFRIIFSGDDPRSFRVVCVRRRRRRRRTMVRFSVFSSDSREWQGFSWLDTSMPQSGDDGGDKTMLSPYTATPTDEFDRLVYWKHRSQPYIVVLNAATLQLSRIDLPPPLKDIDNTQFRLGPTKDGKLSIVFIDDQFADKGMPSVWCWRADGIGDGAEKWTPHKTFPLDKFIDFTMHSEEYDVAAQVVDVIGGFLYLCIYDGSTLCFLSFCLETEKVNELFDNRVDCGVQPYIMAWPPSLVCNKEDPETKVTGDSVVDDDHVGTEETPSVLLTALQSYKEALINGDGAKVAEIEAFLLSIEDEKKALVRKITILDAELTNARDRILKISAECNDHRRRAEMDR, via the exons ATGGCCTCCCAACTAGGGCCACCGTCGCCGTCGCAGGCGCCGGCGAAGTATGATCCAGCGGCCACCACCATCGCTGCCATCGGCGACGACCTCCTCCGCGAGATCTTCCTCCGCCTCCCCTCCCTCCCCAGCCTCGTCCGTGCCGCCCTCGCCTGCCGCACCTTCCTCCGCGCCGTCCGTTCGTCCCCCGCCTTCCGCCGCCGCTTCCAGGCGCTCCACCCGCCCCAGCTGCTTGGCTTCTTCAGCAACCCCTTCCGCACCGCCGTCCCTGCTTTCATTCCCTTGCGAAGTCGCTACGACCCCGACCGCGCGGCAGCCGTCCGCGGCGCCGATTTCGCCTTCACCCGCCTACCGGAACCGGAAGACGGTGACGACCGTCGGTGGGAGATCAACGAGTGCAGCTCTGGCTACGTCATCCTCCACAACGAGAACCCCGACCAGATCACTGTCTACAACCCCCTCACGCAGGCGCTGGATATCTTCCCCTTCCCGCCTCAGGAGGCCTGCAATCCCCACTATCTTGATTTCCGCATCATCTTCTCGGGAGACGACCCGAGGTCGTTCCGTGTGGTATGTGTTCGTcgccgcaggcggcggcggcggaccatGGTTCGCTTCTCTGTCTTCTCGTCAGACAGCAGGGAGTGGCAGGGTTTCTCGTGGTTGGACACCTCAATGCCGCAGTCCGGGGATGATGGAGGTGATAAGACCATGCTCTCGCCTTACACTGCTACGCCGACGGATGAATTTGATAGATTAGTCTACTGGAAACACAGAAGCCAACCATATATAGTCGTCCTCAATGCTGCGACGCTGCAGTTATCTCGAATCGATTTGCCGCCGCCCTTGAAAGATATAGACAACACACAATTTAGGCTTGGTCCGACCAAGGATGGTAAGCTCTCTATTGTTTTCATAGATGATCAATTTGCAGACAAAGGAATGCCCTCTGTTTGGTGTTGGAGAGCCGATGGTATTGGTGACGGTGCTGAGAAATGGACGCCACACAAGACTTTCCCACTGGACAAATTTATTGATTTCACCATGCATTCAGAAGAGTATGATGTCGCAGCGCAGGTTGTGGACGTCATAGGTGGCTTTTTGTACCTATGCATTTATGATGGGTCTACCTTGTGCTTCCTATCCTTCTGCCTGGAAACAGAGAAGGTAAACGAGCTCTTCGATAACAGAGTTGACTGCGGTGTCCAGCCCTACATCATGGCATggcctccttctttggtatgcaacAAG GAGGATCCAGAAACCAAAGTTACGGGAGACAGTGTGGTGGATGATGATCATGTGGGCACAGAAGAAACTCCCTCTGTTCTTCTCACAGCATTGCAATCATATAAAGAAGCTCTGATTAATGGCGATGGGGCAAAAGTTGCAGAGATAGAGGCATTTCTACTTTCTATCGAGGATGAGAAGAAGGCTCTTGTGAGAAAAATCACTATTCTAGATGCAGAATTAACAAATGCGAGAGATCGTATCTTGAAGATAAGTGCCGAATGCAATGACCACAGGAGAAGGGCAGAAATGGATAGGTGA